GCGCCGACGGAGACAACTCGGCGCGGTGCGGCGGTCTTCGCGAGGTCGGGTCACCGGGCGTTGAAGCGGTACGACCCCACCCCTGCCCGGTAGACCTTGTAGCCCGCACCGCCCGACGTGTCGTCCCGTACGAAGGTGACGCCCCGCGGCGCGGTGACGGGCCTGTCCTGGGTGGGGACCCAGATCTCGGCGTCCATGTTGTACGGGACGGTGACCGCGAGGTCGATCCTGCCGTCCGAGCGGCGGC
The DNA window shown above is from Streptomyces sp. NBC_01451 and carries:
- a CDS encoding alpha-L-rhamnosidase C-terminal domain-containing protein; its protein translation is MAGSESEPLTWGVNTVLTNYPRNFPDTQIATGRLPRFVPMAVHVLRQQQPVRRAATVRGQVSSEWRRRSDGRIDLAVTVPYNMDAEIWVPTQDRPVTAPRGVTFVRDDTSGGAGYKVYRAGVGSYRFNAR